In one window of Lacticaseibacillus casei DSM 20011 = JCM 1134 = ATCC 393 DNA:
- a CDS encoding phage portal protein, with translation MSIWNPYERMQKRSMTIPSTNLSSYIISGGQVLPNHLVDASTALNNSDLYAVTNLLSSDIASASFEVAAPFDKVINNPNNLISPFNFWQSAVLQMLLTGNAYIVITRDSNNVPMRLEMAPAAQVVVTLADSSADISYAVNWGDERGTINYPSANMLHFRLMASGSNGQQYIGISPLESIASQVNIQDYANKLTLSTIKNAINPSTVIKVAEGALSPEEKEATRKAFENANTGDNAGRPMVLDQLYDVQNLAINADVSKFLTSNDWSKTQIGKVFGVPDSYLNGQGDQQSSLDMTKSLYSNTLRRYVKPIESEMGAKFGVPVNIDESQAVDADNDLLISQIQKLLSGTTPAITPLQAQQMLAKRGVI, from the coding sequence ATGAGCATATGGAATCCGTATGAACGAATGCAGAAAAGAAGCATGACGATACCATCAACTAACCTGTCAAGTTACATCATAAGTGGTGGACAAGTATTGCCCAATCATTTGGTTGATGCCAGTACGGCCTTAAATAATTCTGATCTATATGCTGTTACCAACCTTCTAAGCAGTGATATTGCATCGGCAAGTTTTGAAGTGGCTGCACCCTTTGACAAGGTGATAAATAACCCGAACAACCTTATTTCGCCGTTTAACTTTTGGCAATCAGCTGTACTTCAGATGTTGCTTACGGGAAACGCCTATATCGTCATTACAAGAGATAGCAACAATGTTCCTATGAGGCTAGAGATGGCGCCAGCGGCACAGGTAGTAGTCACTTTGGCAGACAGCAGTGCAGATATTAGCTATGCGGTTAACTGGGGAGACGAGAGAGGCACAATCAATTATCCAAGTGCAAACATGCTTCACTTTCGATTGATGGCTAGTGGTAGCAATGGTCAGCAATACATTGGTATTAGTCCACTAGAATCAATAGCAAGCCAAGTCAACATTCAAGATTATGCAAACAAGTTGACACTATCAACTATTAAAAATGCTATTAATCCAAGCACCGTCATTAAAGTTGCTGAGGGTGCACTAAGCCCAGAAGAAAAAGAAGCGACACGAAAAGCTTTTGAAAATGCCAACACAGGTGATAATGCTGGACGGCCTATGGTGCTTGACCAACTTTATGACGTACAAAATTTAGCAATTAATGCTGACGTAAGCAAGTTTCTAACAAGTAATGACTGGTCCAAGACACAGATAGGCAAGGTTTTTGGTGTTCCAGATAGCTATTTGAATGGTCAAGGTGATCAACAAAGTTCATTAGATATGACTAAATCGCTTTATAGCAACACTTTAAGGCGCTATGTAAAGCCAATAGAAAGCGAAATGGGTGCCAAATTTGGCGTCCCCGTGAATATTGATGAAAGTCAAGCAGTAGACGCTGATAATGACCTACTTATTAGCCAGATTCAGAAGTTGCTAAGTGGCACAACACCAGCCATTACGCCTTTACAAGCACAACAAATGCTAGCAAAAAGGGGTGTGATTTAG